One genomic region from Sphingobacterium multivorum encodes:
- a CDS encoding OmpW/AlkL family protein has product MKKLLLIALTLTLGALSLQAQTIPNQRWQMRLRGVTVMPNESANINTIGGDVDINTKFIPELDFTYFFTKNIAAELILGTTKHKVNTTGSNLTAIGGSPSSNVDLGSVWLLPPTLTAQYHFLPDGAIKPYVGAGINYTIFYSVNAGQTVKNVKYDNAFGFATQLGIDFKLSEKYFVNLDAKYILLKTDVNVDASNLAPNLSIPAKVDINPFLLGFGVGMKF; this is encoded by the coding sequence ATGAAAAAGCTACTTTTAATTGCACTAACACTTACCCTAGGCGCACTAAGTTTACAGGCACAAACAATCCCTAATCAACGCTGGCAAATGAGACTCAGAGGTGTGACAGTCATGCCAAACGAATCGGCCAATATTAATACCATAGGCGGAGACGTCGACATCAATACGAAATTTATCCCTGAACTTGACTTCACCTATTTCTTCACAAAAAACATTGCGGCGGAATTGATCCTTGGGACTACAAAACATAAAGTTAATACAACAGGTTCGAATTTAACTGCCATTGGTGGCAGTCCATCCAGCAATGTCGATCTTGGGAGTGTATGGCTCCTCCCTCCCACACTGACAGCGCAATATCACTTCCTCCCCGACGGTGCCATTAAACCCTATGTAGGAGCGGGAATAAATTACACCATATTCTATAGCGTCAATGCGGGGCAAACGGTTAAAAATGTAAAATATGATAATGCTTTCGGCTTTGCGACTCAACTGGGAATTGATTTTAAGCTATCTGAAAAATATTTCGTGAATTTAGATGCTAAGTATATTCTTTTAAAGACCGATGTCAATGTGGATGCATCCAACCTCGCCCCCAACCTATCCATACCGGCAAAAGTTGACATAAACCCCTTCCTGCTTGGCTTTGGAGTCGGTATGAAATTTTAA